The following proteins come from a genomic window of Romeriopsis navalis LEGE 11480:
- a CDS encoding chlorophyll a/b-binding protein, with protein sequence MTARSYTIEENGTFNNFAVEPEMYVDESVQTGFTQYAEMMNGRFAMIGFVALLLTEALSGHSFISIMLGQ encoded by the coding sequence ATGACTGCTAGAAGCTACACGATCGAAGAAAACGGTACGTTCAACAACTTCGCAGTTGAGCCGGAAATGTATGTTGATGAGTCGGTGCAGACCGGTTTTACGCAGTACGCCGAGATGATGAATGGTCGGTTCGCCATGATTGGTTTTGTCGCACTGCTTCTGACGGAGGCGCTTTCGGGCCACAGCTTCATCAGCATCATGCTGGGCCAGTAA